One Natronomonas moolapensis 8.8.11 genomic region harbors:
- the moaA gene encoding GTP 3',8-cyclase MoaA, with the protein MLEDGFGRETTGVRISLTDRCNFDCVYCHNEGLGDTRGPMEPADAEMSTDDVVRFLEVADEFDIEKAKFTGGEPLLREDLEEIVRRTPDGIDTSVTTNGTFLPERAEGLVEAGLERVNVSQDALSPEAFQEVTKSTAYDEVMAGIDAALGAGLDPVKLNMVVFEHTAGYVPEMVDHVAENEGLQLQLIEYMPELAGRPEWAVDIDRVHGWLEEQADRVERREMHGRRRYFVGEDDPDLPGGMVEIVDPVGNADFCANCHRVRVTHEGYLKGCLNRNDDLKSMGEMTKPEIRETFRETVDERVPYYGEYMIKDDDGEWVFNEKYLETEHLEA; encoded by the coding sequence ATGCTCGAAGACGGGTTCGGCCGCGAAACCACCGGTGTCAGGATCTCGTTGACCGACCGGTGTAACTTCGATTGTGTCTACTGCCACAACGAGGGCCTAGGCGACACCCGGGGACCGATGGAGCCGGCCGACGCCGAGATGTCGACCGACGACGTCGTCCGATTTCTGGAGGTCGCCGACGAGTTCGACATCGAAAAGGCGAAATTCACCGGAGGTGAGCCGCTGCTTCGGGAGGATCTCGAGGAAATCGTTCGGCGGACGCCGGATGGCATCGACACCTCGGTGACGACAAACGGGACGTTCTTGCCCGAGCGCGCCGAGGGCCTCGTCGAGGCGGGGCTCGAACGAGTCAACGTCTCCCAGGACGCGCTTTCCCCGGAGGCATTCCAGGAGGTCACGAAGAGTACGGCTTACGACGAGGTGATGGCGGGCATCGACGCCGCCCTCGGGGCCGGCCTCGATCCCGTCAAACTCAACATGGTCGTCTTCGAGCACACCGCGGGCTACGTCCCGGAGATGGTCGACCACGTCGCCGAGAACGAGGGGTTGCAGCTCCAGCTCATCGAATATATGCCCGAACTCGCCGGGCGCCCCGAGTGGGCCGTCGACATCGATCGCGTTCACGGGTGGCTCGAAGAGCAGGCCGACCGGGTCGAGCGCCGCGAGATGCACGGGCGGCGCCGGTACTTCGTCGGCGAGGACGACCCGGACCTACCCGGCGGGATGGTCGAGATCGTCGACCCCGTCGGCAACGCCGACTTCTGTGCGAACTGCCACCGCGTTCGGGTGACCCACGAGGGGTATCTGAAGGGCTGTCTCAACCGCAACGACGACCTCAAAAGCATGGGCGAAATGACGAAACCCGAGATCCGCGAGACGTTCCGGGAAACCGTCGACGAGCGCGTCCCCTACTACGGCGAGTACATGATCAAAGACGACGACGGCGAGTGGGTTTTCAACGAAAAGTACCTCGAGACGGAGCACCTCGAGGCCTGA
- a CDS encoding helix-turn-helix domain-containing protein: protein MKLASPTDFDILESLSDGRRNTAANIAIDIDRDRAYINTRLPLLADHGLLERIGPAPNSGLYEITPKGQLAARHREAYHDDDTDFEALLESELGS from the coding sequence ATGAAATTGGCTTCCCCCACCGATTTCGACATCTTGGAGTCGCTCTCCGACGGCAGGCGAAACACCGCGGCGAACATCGCTATCGACATCGACCGTGACCGCGCCTACATCAACACGCGGTTGCCCCTCCTCGCCGACCACGGCCTGCTCGAACGCATCGGGCCAGCCCCCAACAGCGGGCTCTACGAAATAACGCCGAAGGGACAGCTCGCGGCTCGACACCGAGAGGCGTATCACGACGACGACACCGACTTCGAGGCGCTCCTCGAGTCGGAACTCGGTTCCTGA
- a CDS encoding tRNA pseudouridine(54/55) synthase Pus10 — protein MSLIDDTRELLATGPLCNACLGRPVADRSFGLTNEARGRAMRTALALEDDEPYEEPDEPCWVCEGLCNRFDTLADRAIEALGATELYTYQIGTRVPPLLEENDRLLRIDAGFDPEAGEELRAELNREVGRRVGRRLGADVDFHRPDVQFLIDLEADEIELQRNSVSIYGRYRKLKRDIPQTEWEKFDESVEELVAPPFLSAFRGTVAVFHGAGREDVDALMLGSGRPFVLEIKQPRRRDADLTELRTAVNEGTDGTVEIEGLTRVTHDMIERVKGHDGSKTYRATIDFVEPVATADFEAALDELEGATIEQRTPNRVDHRRADLVRERTVLDVEGSLTDEYTATVEVHGEGGLYIKELVSGDDGRTEPSLARLLGVGATVAALDVLDVEGVDEPFLTTEFHLDRDGDPVSVEDASSADRTTE, from the coding sequence ATGAGCCTCATCGACGACACTCGCGAACTCCTGGCTACGGGGCCGCTCTGTAACGCCTGTCTCGGCCGTCCCGTCGCCGACCGGAGCTTCGGGCTGACGAACGAGGCCCGGGGCCGCGCGATGCGGACGGCTCTCGCCCTCGAAGACGACGAACCCTACGAGGAACCTGACGAGCCCTGTTGGGTGTGTGAGGGGCTCTGCAACCGGTTCGACACCCTCGCTGACCGCGCCATCGAGGCCCTCGGCGCGACCGAGCTGTACACCTACCAAATCGGGACCCGGGTACCGCCGTTACTCGAGGAGAACGACCGTCTGCTCCGCATCGACGCGGGGTTCGACCCCGAAGCCGGCGAGGAGTTGCGCGCCGAACTCAACCGCGAGGTCGGCCGCCGCGTCGGTCGCCGTCTCGGTGCCGATGTGGACTTTCACCGCCCTGACGTGCAGTTTTTGATCGATCTGGAGGCCGACGAGATCGAACTCCAGCGCAACTCCGTCTCCATCTACGGTCGCTATCGGAAACTGAAACGGGACATCCCACAGACCGAGTGGGAGAAGTTCGACGAGAGCGTCGAAGAGCTCGTCGCGCCGCCGTTTTTGAGCGCCTTCCGCGGGACGGTGGCGGTGTTTCACGGCGCCGGCCGCGAGGACGTCGACGCGTTGATGCTCGGCTCCGGACGCCCCTTCGTCCTCGAAATCAAACAGCCTCGCCGGCGCGACGCCGACCTGACGGAGCTCCGGACGGCGGTCAACGAGGGCACCGACGGAACGGTCGAAATCGAGGGACTGACTCGCGTGACTCACGACATGATCGAGCGGGTCAAGGGCCACGACGGCTCGAAGACCTACCGGGCGACGATCGACTTCGTCGAGCCGGTGGCGACGGCGGATTTCGAGGCCGCGCTCGACGAGCTCGAGGGGGCGACGATCGAACAGCGCACGCCGAACCGGGTCGACCACCGACGGGCCGACCTCGTCAGAGAACGGACCGTCCTCGACGTCGAGGGCTCGCTGACCGACGAGTACACCGCGACGGTCGAGGTCCACGGCGAGGGGGGATTATATATAAAAGAGCTCGTGAGCGGCGACGACGGACGGACCGAGCCGAGCCTCGCGAGGCTGCTCGGCGTCGGGGCCACAGTAGCGGCTCTCGACGTGCTCGACGTCGAAGGCGTCGACGAGCCGTTTTTGACGACCGAGTTCCATCTCGACCGGGACGGTGACCCGGTCTCCGTCGAGGACGCGTCCTCGGCCGATCGGACGACCGAATAG
- a CDS encoding phosphohexomutase domain-containing protein, whose amino-acid sequence MDLFGTAGVRGDARTKVTPSLALAVGRTAADAGSEFVVGRDGRETGEGIAAAVEAGLESGGADVHRLGRLPTPALAYASRGRRGVMITASHNPPSDNGLKLFVDGTEYDREAERRIESRLDGESGATPVPWHQWGAGGTLDVLARYRADVAEYARDTAGGCTGLSVAVDCGNGTASLVVPDVLRELGAGVTALNANVDGHFPSRESKPTPESLADLRRFVADGDSDLGIGHDGDGDRIVVLDADGDVVHEDTVLAIVAEHYVAATEAADPVVVTTPNASGRIDERIEAAGGRIERVRLGALHEGIATAEASGGTVVFAAEPWKHTHPSFGPWIDAAVSAAVVAGLTASTGLSALREPVQERPYRKVSFDCPDDRKPAAMARLESRLPEAFPEADVDAEYGLRLSRPDGSWLLVRPSGTEPYLRLYAESNDVDALVDAASEPIERAIDESG is encoded by the coding sequence ATGGACCTGTTCGGAACCGCCGGTGTCCGCGGGGACGCACGGACGAAAGTGACGCCGTCGCTCGCGTTGGCCGTCGGGCGGACGGCCGCCGACGCCGGCTCGGAGTTCGTCGTCGGCCGCGACGGTCGCGAGACCGGCGAGGGGATCGCCGCCGCTGTCGAAGCGGGGCTCGAAAGCGGCGGTGCGGATGTTCATCGTCTCGGTCGACTCCCGACGCCGGCGCTCGCGTACGCGAGCCGCGGTCGTCGGGGGGTCATGATCACCGCGAGCCACAACCCACCGAGTGACAACGGGTTGAAGCTGTTCGTCGACGGGACCGAGTACGACCGCGAGGCCGAGCGCCGGATCGAATCGCGGCTCGACGGCGAGTCGGGGGCGACCCCCGTCCCGTGGCACCAGTGGGGAGCCGGGGGGACACTCGACGTGCTGGCGCGGTATCGCGCCGACGTCGCCGAGTACGCCCGCGACACCGCCGGGGGCTGTACGGGACTCAGTGTCGCCGTCGACTGCGGAAACGGGACGGCGAGTCTCGTGGTTCCGGACGTCCTTCGCGAACTCGGGGCCGGCGTCACCGCGCTCAATGCCAACGTCGACGGTCACTTTCCTAGCCGGGAGTCGAAGCCGACGCCGGAGAGTCTAGCGGACCTCCGCCGGTTCGTCGCCGACGGCGACAGCGACCTCGGGATCGGCCACGACGGCGACGGCGACCGAATCGTCGTACTCGACGCTGACGGCGATGTCGTCCACGAAGACACGGTCCTCGCTATCGTCGCCGAGCACTACGTCGCGGCGACGGAGGCGGCCGACCCCGTCGTCGTGACGACACCGAATGCCTCCGGCCGGATCGACGAGCGGATCGAGGCGGCCGGCGGCCGGATCGAACGGGTTCGACTTGGTGCGCTCCACGAGGGCATCGCGACCGCCGAGGCGTCGGGCGGGACCGTCGTCTTCGCGGCTGAGCCGTGGAAGCATACGCACCCCTCGTTCGGCCCCTGGATCGACGCCGCCGTCAGCGCGGCGGTCGTCGCCGGCCTCACGGCCTCGACGGGGCTTTCGGCCCTTCGCGAGCCGGTCCAGGAGCGTCCCTACCGAAAGGTGAGTTTCGACTGTCCGGACGACCGGAAGCCGGCCGCGATGGCCCGGCTCGAATCGCGGCTTCCGGAGGCGTTCCCGGAGGCGGACGTAGACGCCGAATACGGACTCAGGTTGAGCCGTCCGGACGGCTCGTGGCTGCTCGTCAGGCCGAGCGGGACCGAGCCGTACCTCCGGCTGTACGCAGAGAGCAACGACGTCGACGCGCTCGTCGACGCCGCCTCGGAGCCCATCGAGCGTGCCATCGACGAGTCGGGGTAG
- a CDS encoding pentapeptide repeat-containing protein, protein MTCRYEFDPEAHEVTSVDRRWSCPHEQHPTSDYCPFHMAPDERAAAGISTAKLTESLIGKLKSDAESTRAFIGAHLPRLDLEYIDIESDDQHPVDLRHTTIPGGISVLHGRFEEQLDLRHSTVGGLVADNCTFENGVLCAGTRFTDAVGWLEATVTGDDTDFTGAVFTREAIFDEVEFANDVRFTNAAFNAEASFEATQFYGRSNETGDNTTFSGAAFNGDVSFLYADFEYVEFRDVSFDGDANFEKSTASGTVAFTGSTFAGAADFDEVTFAGDVLFDDTHFDQKASFRGVECRGGTALLVDDASFAGATFSDHVTFERGRFGYSNFTDAEFADDVVFKRSEFADDVLFEDVRFDGEADFDEVLFDGDAMFTNAVFAGTTTFRGAIFNGGTNHLEDDAVFRNATFGGAVDFSDVTCTSAEFTEVAFKQSADFTDAMFSDSLRLKAMSFGDDTYFNFTEATISEGRIIQPEDGWVRFDLTRSTVGDVELSAENPTDERELLDYARFCDTTFEEFSFSDHTDYLDRNDWNLHSFDDGTCPYEFAVEMTPDVVEKTYLRAKNSASAQSNVKAAGEFRVKRQQHARRKFFEIAADSDETLLTRGQNAFRGIENLFLGISCGYGLRLYRITTVFALFPLFAGLLFALGGSPFETGAGQIAASELATSGGLRTLGLNLYFSYITFLTVGYGNIGPIGPGARFVSAFLVYMNVILAGLFLYALIKRSEI, encoded by the coding sequence ATGACCTGTCGCTACGAGTTTGATCCTGAGGCGCACGAGGTGACATCGGTCGACCGTCGCTGGTCGTGTCCCCACGAGCAGCACCCAACGAGTGACTACTGCCCATTCCATATGGCCCCCGACGAGCGTGCTGCCGCCGGTATCTCGACAGCTAAGCTCACCGAGTCGCTCATCGGAAAACTCAAAAGTGACGCCGAGTCGACGCGGGCGTTTATCGGAGCCCACCTCCCACGGCTGGATCTTGAGTACATCGATATCGAAAGCGACGATCAACATCCAGTCGACCTCCGTCATACGACTATTCCTGGCGGGATATCTGTCCTCCATGGGCGGTTCGAAGAACAACTCGACCTCCGTCACAGCACCGTCGGTGGGCTAGTGGCCGACAACTGTACGTTCGAAAACGGAGTGCTCTGTGCGGGTACCCGATTTACTGATGCGGTCGGTTGGCTTGAGGCGACCGTTACGGGCGACGATACCGATTTCACCGGGGCTGTCTTCACCCGAGAGGCAATCTTCGACGAGGTGGAATTCGCTAACGACGTGCGTTTTACTAACGCAGCGTTCAACGCCGAGGCGAGCTTTGAAGCCACACAGTTCTACGGTCGGTCCAACGAGACCGGCGACAACACGACGTTCTCCGGGGCAGCATTCAACGGCGACGTTTCGTTCCTATACGCCGACTTCGAGTACGTCGAGTTTAGGGACGTCTCGTTCGACGGTGACGCCAACTTCGAGAAGAGTACCGCTTCAGGCACGGTCGCGTTCACCGGCAGTACGTTCGCTGGTGCTGCGGACTTCGACGAGGTCACCTTCGCCGGGGACGTATTATTCGACGACACGCACTTTGATCAGAAGGCGAGTTTCCGCGGCGTCGAGTGTCGCGGCGGGACGGCACTACTTGTGGACGATGCATCGTTCGCCGGTGCCACCTTCAGCGACCACGTGACCTTTGAGCGGGGACGGTTCGGCTATTCGAATTTCACGGATGCCGAATTCGCCGATGATGTGGTGTTCAAGCGAAGCGAGTTCGCCGACGATGTGCTGTTCGAGGACGTCCGTTTCGACGGGGAAGCCGATTTCGATGAGGTTCTGTTCGACGGCGACGCCATGTTCACGAACGCCGTCTTTGCGGGGACTACAACCTTTCGTGGAGCGATTTTCAACGGCGGAACCAATCACCTAGAGGACGATGCGGTGTTCCGAAATGCGACGTTTGGCGGTGCCGTCGATTTCAGTGACGTCACCTGCACTTCGGCGGAGTTCACTGAGGTTGCGTTCAAACAGAGCGCGGACTTCACTGACGCGATGTTCAGCGACTCGCTTCGATTAAAAGCCATGTCGTTCGGTGACGACACGTATTTCAACTTCACCGAGGCGACTATCTCTGAGGGGCGTATTATTCAACCCGAAGACGGCTGGGTTCGGTTCGATTTGACGCGGTCGACGGTCGGCGACGTCGAGTTGAGCGCGGAGAACCCGACCGACGAACGGGAGCTTCTCGACTACGCGCGGTTCTGTGATACGACCTTCGAGGAGTTCAGTTTCTCCGACCACACCGACTATCTGGACCGCAACGACTGGAACCTCCACAGCTTCGATGATGGGACGTGTCCTTATGAGTTCGCCGTGGAAATGACACCCGATGTCGTCGAAAAGACGTATCTCAGGGCGAAAAATAGCGCGTCCGCCCAGAGCAATGTGAAAGCCGCCGGCGAGTTCCGTGTCAAGCGACAACAGCACGCCCGTCGAAAGTTCTTCGAGATCGCCGCTGACTCGGACGAAACACTGCTAACGCGGGGGCAGAACGCGTTTCGCGGCATCGAGAACCTGTTTCTCGGGATTTCGTGCGGCTACGGGTTGCGGCTCTATCGAATCACGACGGTGTTTGCCCTGTTTCCGCTGTTTGCTGGTCTCCTGTTTGCACTCGGGGGCTCGCCCTTCGAAACCGGGGCCGGACAGATCGCGGCTTCCGAACTCGCCACGTCTGGCGGGCTCCGGACGCTCGGGTTGAACCTGTACTTTTCGTATATCACGTTCCTCACGGTCGGCTACGGTAACATCGGCCCGATCGGCCCCGGTGCCAGATTCGTCTCCGCGTTCCTCGTCTACATGAACGTGATCCTTGCGGGGCTGTTCCTGTACGCCTTGATCAAACGAAGCGAAATCTAA
- a CDS encoding spermidine synthase has translation MSDTTSSGLPERTTLHGIACIVALCSFGYELVYSELLTVVYGGTVTQYGLTIGLFFSSLGVGSFLVRQFDDARHSNFFRTEVYLALSAPAGFLFILWVNTAVLPQSLPDEVLQVAARLPVVIVGVLSGFELPLLLSMVDSETGQSSPPGWVERIGRAFEHGTYQVLSAVFRTDREGTEYDTYSTVLAMDYLGGLFGALAYVFVLYPRLGLIPSVFVLALLNCLAAVLFVAQFSDGGRSTDGYGLSIGSPGHRVVLITCLLLTAVYAGVVIQHQTVDDELTGYYMESLIEDEHPQDTVSASITGQYTTRNQQVVRYERSWNGESENQLFAGESDTCLRLDSAIQLCDSWAGSYHHGLVDVPMTMYENSTQTEVLVVGGGDWIAANYLRKHTVRVDQVDVDGEFMNRAKHSEFLERYHDDAYEYDNLTVYEQDIYTYLQQHDREYDLILLDLPGAKSDDGLQLYSVEFYSMLADRLADGGTVVTWGYSGYTYGPHHKAYMNTVREAGFDHRMGYYAYNDPNADGTDQLGERFFVFAPHEPQSTIVPANGTEYVRTHGEQYRSVDWSETPRYAGVEPNSVFDPNYDLIVETKIKRDQ, from the coding sequence ATGTCGGACACTACGTCGTCGGGACTCCCCGAGCGTACAACGTTACACGGGATCGCGTGTATCGTCGCCCTCTGTAGCTTTGGCTACGAACTTGTCTACTCGGAACTATTGACAGTCGTCTACGGTGGGACCGTCACGCAGTATGGACTCACTATCGGGTTGTTCTTTTCGTCTCTCGGTGTCGGCTCGTTTCTCGTTCGCCAGTTTGACGACGCCCGACATTCGAATTTCTTCCGGACGGAGGTCTACTTGGCGCTCAGCGCTCCGGCCGGGTTCCTATTCATTCTCTGGGTGAATACCGCTGTCCTCCCACAGTCGCTCCCGGACGAGGTCCTGCAGGTCGCGGCCCGCCTGCCAGTCGTTATTGTCGGCGTGCTCTCGGGGTTCGAGTTGCCGCTGTTGTTGTCGATGGTCGACTCCGAAACCGGCCAGTCGTCGCCCCCCGGCTGGGTCGAGCGAATCGGACGGGCCTTCGAACACGGAACCTACCAGGTGCTCTCGGCAGTGTTCCGGACCGACCGGGAGGGTACGGAGTACGACACCTACTCTACCGTGTTGGCGATGGATTACTTGGGCGGACTTTTCGGGGCGCTCGCATACGTGTTCGTCCTCTACCCCCGACTCGGGTTGATTCCGTCGGTGTTCGTGTTGGCGCTTTTGAACTGTCTCGCAGCCGTACTGTTTGTGGCGCAGTTTAGCGACGGGGGGCGGAGCACCGATGGCTACGGTCTTTCGATCGGCTCTCCCGGGCACCGAGTGGTACTGATAACCTGTCTGCTCTTGACCGCTGTCTATGCGGGTGTCGTGATTCAACATCAAACGGTTGACGACGAACTGACCGGGTATTACATGGAATCGCTGATCGAAGACGAACACCCCCAGGATACCGTTTCGGCGTCGATCACCGGCCAGTACACGACTCGAAACCAGCAGGTCGTTCGCTACGAGCGGTCGTGGAACGGCGAGTCGGAAAACCAGCTGTTCGCCGGTGAGTCGGACACCTGCCTCCGGCTGGACTCAGCGATACAGCTGTGTGACAGCTGGGCCGGCTCCTATCACCACGGGCTCGTCGATGTCCCGATGACGATGTACGAGAACTCGACCCAGACAGAGGTGTTGGTAGTGGGCGGGGGCGACTGGATCGCGGCGAACTATCTGCGGAAGCACACCGTTCGCGTCGATCAGGTCGATGTCGACGGGGAATTCATGAACCGGGCCAAACACAGCGAGTTTCTCGAACGGTATCACGACGATGCCTACGAGTACGACAATTTGACCGTCTACGAGCAGGATATCTACACGTATCTTCAGCAACACGACCGCGAGTACGATCTCATTCTGCTGGATCTCCCGGGAGCGAAGAGTGATGACGGACTGCAGTTGTACTCGGTTGAATTCTATAGCATGCTCGCCGATCGGTTGGCTGACGGCGGGACCGTCGTGACCTGGGGGTATTCGGGCTACACGTACGGCCCACATCACAAAGCGTACATGAACACTGTTCGTGAGGCTGGGTTCGATCACCGGATGGGGTACTACGCGTACAACGATCCCAACGCCGACGGCACTGACCAACTCGGTGAACGGTTCTTCGTATTTGCCCCACATGAGCCACAATCGACCATCGTCCCGGCAAACGGTACTGAGTACGTCCGGACCCACGGCGAACAGTACCGATCGGTGGACTGGAGCGAAACACCGCGGTACGCCGGCGTCGAGCCGAACAGCGTCTTCGATCCGAACTACGATCTCATCGTCGAGACAAAAATCAAACGGGACCAATGA
- a CDS encoding globin-coupled sensor protein — protein sequence MSTEQESKKITETERAGVVGAELTERIGIDADEIAWRKEYTQFTDEDARELADASEIFDTVAEELVEEFYRHLQTYDETIAILDSSSKPIQALKRDQQQYLIELGQGEYDQQYFDRRARIGKIHDMLDLGPKIYFGAYSVYYRGILDALVERATEDLNAEATATVETLTDQILAVQKLINLDQQVAMDTYIDSYSQEIEETVAEQEALMDRVESELEAPIEEVSEAAEHITESATIVSDSVTDQTDRMQEASNELGNLSATIEEIASTATEVAHTSERAETLTESGNESASDARAAMEDIQTAVRNASTNMETVQEQMDAVNDFTTVINEIADQTNILALNASIEAARADEAGEGFAVVADEVKSLATETKQNAGEIEQTIEQIETDIEETAESLGVVTERVEYGMEEVAETIRNLEKTLDAVQESAQGIQEVSNATDDQAATTEEVASMVDALVADLNEVSEEIETIAAANEEQTAEIHEIAETASRLGSE from the coding sequence ATGAGCACTGAACAGGAGTCGAAGAAAATAACGGAGACGGAACGAGCGGGTGTCGTCGGTGCGGAGCTAACTGAGCGGATCGGGATCGACGCCGACGAGATCGCCTGGCGCAAAGAGTACACGCAGTTCACTGACGAAGATGCTCGAGAGCTCGCCGACGCGAGTGAGATATTCGACACCGTCGCGGAGGAGCTGGTCGAAGAGTTCTACCGACATCTCCAGACGTACGACGAAACGATCGCCATTCTGGACTCATCCTCCAAACCGATTCAGGCGCTCAAACGCGACCAACAGCAGTATCTGATCGAACTTGGACAGGGCGAGTACGATCAACAGTACTTCGATAGGCGTGCCCGGATCGGCAAGATTCACGACATGCTCGATCTGGGGCCGAAAATCTATTTCGGGGCGTACAGCGTCTATTATCGCGGGATCCTCGACGCACTCGTGGAGCGTGCCACCGAGGATCTGAACGCTGAGGCGACCGCCACCGTCGAGACGCTGACCGACCAGATACTTGCTGTTCAAAAGCTCATCAATCTCGATCAGCAGGTGGCGATGGACACCTACATCGACTCGTACAGCCAAGAGATCGAAGAGACTGTGGCCGAACAGGAGGCGCTTATGGATCGGGTCGAAAGCGAGCTTGAAGCGCCGATCGAGGAGGTCTCCGAGGCGGCAGAGCACATCACAGAAAGCGCAACCATCGTCAGCGATTCGGTGACTGACCAGACTGATCGGATGCAAGAGGCCTCGAACGAACTCGGCAATCTGAGTGCGACGATCGAGGAGATCGCTTCGACGGCGACCGAGGTGGCTCACACGAGCGAGCGGGCGGAAACACTCACCGAGTCAGGGAACGAGTCGGCCAGCGATGCCCGAGCGGCGATGGAGGATATTCAAACAGCGGTCCGAAACGCCTCGACCAACATGGAGACGGTACAAGAACAGATGGATGCGGTAAACGACTTTACGACGGTGATCAACGAGATCGCGGATCAGACGAACATTTTGGCGTTGAACGCCTCGATCGAGGCGGCGCGAGCGGATGAAGCCGGGGAGGGATTCGCGGTCGTCGCGGACGAGGTCAAGTCGCTGGCAACCGAAACCAAACAGAACGCCGGGGAGATCGAACAAACGATCGAACAGATCGAAACCGACATCGAAGAGACCGCAGAGAGCCTCGGCGTAGTCACCGAGCGAGTCGAATACGGAATGGAAGAGGTCGCCGAGACGATTCGGAATCTCGAAAAAACCCTTGATGCCGTTCAGGAGTCCGCCCAGGGTATCCAAGAAGTATCTAATGCAACGGACGACCAGGCGGCGACGACGGAGGAAGTCGCAAGCATGGTCGATGCGCTGGTCGCTGATCTCAACGAGGTGTCCGAAGAGATCGAGACCATCGCCGCGGCGAACGAAGAACAAACCGCCGAAATACACGAGATCGCGGAGACGGCCAGCCGACTCGGCTCGGAGTAA